From the Xyrauchen texanus isolate HMW12.3.18 chromosome 37, RBS_HiC_50CHRs, whole genome shotgun sequence genome, one window contains:
- the LOC127630874 gene encoding sterol O-acyltransferase 1-like — protein sequence MANEGAGTPHSRRGSHKVTPSSDQDSTGTERATREVPCSSNGTVEVEHIISRKLQLKKKAEHLKADLMRQFDTQVNEFMDSLIEKSASLGSSHVSTVFPLSDKEKSKLRHSQPSQDQSKQFVIRRSLLDDLFEVNHIRTIYHMFIALLILFIFSTLVVDFIDEGRLVLEFDLLVYAFGQFPLVVVTWMCMFLSALVVPYVLLSGWASVYPASNHRPLWTLLAGFLLLLYQGLCLGFLPTYVVLKNSLPPASCFILILEQVRLIMKAYSFIRENVPKIRSLEQSKTNTQVVPQLTQYLYFLFAPTLIYRDSYPRNPCIRWGYVATQFLQVLGCLFYAYYIFVRLCIPQFRSISMQLFDLRVMVLCVFNSILPGVLVLFLAFFAFLHCWLNAFAEMLRFADRMFYKDWWNSTSFANYYRTWNVVVHDWLYYYIYRDFLWMTQKRFRTAAMLAVFTVSAMVHEYVLAICFGFFYPVLFCLFMCFGMVFNFVLHDRRKGPIWNVVMWTALFSGQGLLICLYSQEWYAQRYCPIEEPSFIDLLKPRSWTCHPQTNTAVDAN from the exons GAACAGTAGAAGTGGAGCACATTATTAGCAGAAAACTACAGCTGAAGAAGAAAGCTGAG catttgAAAGCAGACCTGATGCGGCAGTTTGACACTCAAGTGAATGAGTTCATGGACAGTCTAATTGAGAAGTCTGCCAGTCTGGGTTCTTCCCATGTGAGCACAGTCTTTCCTCTCTCTGATAAGGAGAAAAGCAAACTCAG GCATTCACAACCTTCCCAAGACCAAAGCAAGCAGTTTGTGATTCGTCGATCCCTGTTAGA tgATCTGTTTGAGGTGAATCACATCCGCACCATCTATCACATGTTCATCGCACTCCTCATCCTCTTTATCTTCAGCacgcttgttgtggacttcatcGATGAGGGCAG ACTGGTGCTAGAGTTTGACCTGTTGGTGTACGCGTTTGGCCAGTTCCCCCTAGTGGTTGTCACGTGGATGTGTATGTTCCTATCCGCCCTAGTGGTTCCCTATGTACTGCTCAGTGGCTGGGCCAGCGTCTATCCAGCATCAAACCATCGGCCCTTGTGGACCTTGCTGGCTGGTTTCCTCTTGCTTCTTTATCAGGGACTGTGTTTGGGTTTCCTGCCCACATATGTGGTACTGAAGAACAGCCTTCCCCCCGCATCATGCTTCATTCTCATTCTAGAACAG GTGCGGCTGATCATGAAAGCTTACTCTTTTATCAGAGAAAACGTGCCAAAAATACGATCCTTAgaacaaagcaaaacca ATACTCAAGTTGTGCCTCAGCTGACACAGTACCTTTATTTTCTCTTTGCACCCACCCTTATATACAGAGACAGTTATCCAAG AAATCCATGCATTCGGTGGGGCTATGTGGCTACGCAGTTTTTGCAG GTGCTGGGGTGTTTGTTTTACGCATATTACATATTTGTGCGGCTGTGTATCCCTCAGTTCCGCAGTATCAGTATGCAGCTCTTTGACCTGAGGGTCATGGTGTTGTGTGTCTTCAACTCTATACTGCCAG GTGTGCTGGTGCTCTTTCTGGCTTTCTTTGCCTTTCTGCACTGCTGGCTCAATGCATTTGCCGAGATGCTTAGATTTGCAGACAGAATGTTTTATAAG GACTGGTGGAACTCCACTTCATTTGCTAACTATTACCGTACCTGGAATGTTGTGGTACATGATTGGCTGTATTACTATATCTACAGGGACTTCCTGTGG ATGACACAAAAGCGATTCCGTACAGCAGCCATGTTGGCTGTCTTCACTGTGTCTGCCATGGTGCATGAGTACGTTCTGGCCATCTGTTTTGGCTTCTTCTACCCCGTCCTCTTCTGCCTTTTCATGTGCTTTGGAA TGGTGTTTAACTTTGTCCTTCACGACCGGAGAAAAGGGCCGATCTGGAACGTGGTTATGTGGACTGCTCTGTTCTCAGGTCAGGGGCTTCTCATCTGCCTCTACTCTCAGGAGTGGTATGCGCAGCGCTACTGCCCCATAGAAGAG CCCTCTTTCATAGACTTGCTGAAGCCTCGATCCTGGACTTGTCATCCACAGACCAACACTGCTGTGGATGCTAACTAA